The Urbifossiella limnaea genome has a window encoding:
- the guaB gene encoding IMP dehydrogenase — MLNRIAYRGITFDDVLLEPGYSDVVPKDTSVRTRVSRNVTINVPILSSPMDTVTESELAIALAQEGGIGIIHKNLSVRDQTREVDKVKRSENGIITDPITLPPDDTVGHARQIMEEHKISGVPITVNGVLKGILTRRDLKFLTDNSQKLAEVMTKDNLVTAPGNTSLAEAQRILTQNKVEKLLLVDDLYRLTGLITIKDVDNAAKYPAACKDERGRLKVGAAVGVHDLERAASLIAAGVDVLVVDSAHGHSRNVVETVRAIKAKHAIDVIAGNVATAAGAQALADAGADGVKVGIGPGSICTTRIVSGVGVPQLSAIAEAVKGLAGTGVPVIADGGIRYSGDITKALAAGAHAVMIGGLFAGLAESPGQTILYRGRTFKQYRGMGSLGAMVAGSADRYGQGTTGGGRPANGKLVPEGVEGRVPYKGHLAPYVYQLVGGLRAGMGYCGCRTLDELRTQTRFIQVTAASVQESHPHDIAITQEAPNYSTADLGAGDGV, encoded by the coding sequence ATGCTCAACCGCATCGCCTACCGCGGCATTACCTTCGACGACGTCCTGCTCGAACCCGGCTACTCCGACGTCGTCCCCAAGGACACCAGCGTCCGCACCCGCGTCAGCCGCAACGTGACGATCAACGTGCCGATCCTGTCCAGCCCGATGGACACCGTCACCGAGAGCGAGCTGGCCATTGCCCTCGCCCAGGAGGGCGGCATCGGCATCATCCACAAGAACCTGTCGGTCCGGGACCAGACCCGCGAGGTGGACAAGGTCAAGCGGTCCGAGAACGGCATCATCACCGACCCCATCACGCTCCCGCCCGACGACACCGTCGGCCACGCCCGGCAGATCATGGAGGAGCACAAGATCAGCGGCGTGCCGATCACCGTGAACGGCGTCCTCAAGGGCATCCTCACCCGCCGCGACCTGAAATTCCTGACGGACAACAGCCAGAAGCTCGCCGAGGTGATGACGAAGGACAACCTCGTCACGGCCCCCGGCAACACCAGCCTGGCCGAGGCCCAGCGCATCCTGACGCAGAATAAGGTGGAGAAACTGCTCCTGGTGGACGATTTATACCGGCTGACGGGGTTGATCACGATCAAGGACGTGGACAACGCCGCCAAGTACCCGGCGGCGTGCAAGGACGAGCGCGGCCGGCTCAAGGTCGGCGCCGCGGTCGGCGTCCACGACCTGGAGCGGGCGGCGTCGCTGATCGCGGCCGGCGTCGACGTGCTGGTCGTGGACTCGGCCCACGGCCACAGCCGCAACGTCGTCGAGACGGTGCGGGCGATCAAGGCGAAGCACGCCATCGACGTGATCGCCGGGAACGTGGCCACCGCCGCGGGGGCACAGGCGCTCGCCGACGCGGGGGCCGACGGGGTGAAGGTCGGCATCGGGCCGGGCAGCATCTGCACGACGCGGATCGTGTCGGGCGTGGGCGTGCCGCAGCTGTCGGCCATCGCCGAGGCGGTGAAGGGGCTGGCGGGGACAGGCGTACCGGTGATCGCCGACGGCGGCATCCGGTACAGCGGCGACATCACCAAGGCGCTGGCCGCCGGCGCCCACGCGGTGATGATCGGCGGGCTGTTCGCGGGGCTCGCCGAGAGCCCGGGGCAGACGATCCTGTACCGCGGGCGGACGTTCAAGCAGTACCGCGGCATGGGCTCGCTCGGCGCCATGGTCGCCGGCAGCGCCGACCGGTACGGACAGGGCACGACCGGCGGCGGGCGGCCGGCCAACGGCAAGCTCGTGCCCGAGGGCGTTGAAGGGCGGGTACCGTACAAGGGGCACCTGGCCCCGTACGTGTACCAGTTGGTCGGCGGGCTGCGGGCCGGGATGGGCTACTGCGGCTGCCGGACGCTGGACGAGCTTCGGACCCAGACGCGGTTCATCCAGGTGACCGCGGCGAGTGTGCAGGAGAGCCACCCGCATGACATCGCGATCACGCAGGAAGCCCCGAACTACAGCACCGCGGACCTGGGCGCCGGCGACGGCGTCTAG
- a CDS encoding STAS domain-containing protein produces the protein MTRPFEVDVGYDPTGRVCVVALAGKLDPPACEVLEPELNARVAAGCRHFVLDLSGLRYVGSLGLRAFVALANRVRGEGAVAACGLTGGVREVFDMTKMGAVLRIYATRADAVDAVVSR, from the coding sequence ATGACCCGGCCGTTCGAAGTCGACGTGGGGTACGACCCGACGGGGCGGGTGTGCGTGGTCGCGCTGGCCGGTAAGCTCGACCCGCCGGCGTGCGAGGTGTTGGAGCCGGAGCTGAACGCCCGGGTCGCCGCCGGGTGCCGGCACTTCGTCCTCGACCTCAGCGGGCTGCGGTACGTCGGGAGCCTGGGGCTGCGGGCGTTCGTGGCGCTGGCCAACCGGGTGCGCGGCGAGGGGGCGGTCGCCGCGTGCGGGCTGACCGGGGGGGTCCGCGAGGTGTTCGACATGACCAAGATGGGCGCGGTCCTCCGCATCTACGCCACGCGCGCCGACGCGGTGGACGCGGTCGTCTCGCGCTGA
- a CDS encoding FG-GAP repeat domain-containing protein: MPRRLAVLAALVLGCGTKTPPPEPPPAAPLPADVEAQVHNFCGGACHAYPPADSFPRRHWRAEVERGFRFFDQSGLALSPPKLGHVVRYYEEKAADEYPAANTTPTTRPLPVRFEPVSYPPPPGPRPMISHVQAVRLPRPGADAPLLLVACDMNGGRVLALNPADAAPAWRVLGKVPNPARAEVTDLDGDGVADLLVADLGSFAPTDRRCGGVTWLRGKADGSFEAVELLKNVGRVADVRAADFRGTGKRDLVVGVFGLHSTGELLLLENHTTDWKAPVFASKVLDPRHGTIHVPVTDLDGDGRPDFVALIAQEHETVVAFLNRGGGEFQKRTLYSAPHPGWGSSGVELRDINGDGRLDVLYTNGDILDEPYLWKPYHGVQWLENMGDLKFEPRRVADMYGVHNAVAGTIAGGPRPDLLAVSFLPADKFPDRAARKADAVVLFEQTAPGKFERHVLASGTCDAVVCCAADLFGTGRLDLVVGNFSSPTTDHPVTVWRNRGK; encoded by the coding sequence ATGCCCCGTCGCCTCGCCGTCCTCGCCGCCCTCGTGCTCGGTTGCGGCACCAAAACGCCGCCGCCCGAGCCGCCCCCCGCGGCGCCGCTGCCGGCCGACGTGGAGGCGCAGGTCCACAACTTCTGCGGCGGCGCGTGCCACGCCTACCCGCCGGCCGACAGCTTCCCGCGCCGCCACTGGCGCGCCGAGGTCGAGCGCGGCTTCCGCTTCTTCGACCAGTCGGGCCTCGCCCTCAGCCCGCCGAAGCTCGGCCACGTCGTCCGCTACTACGAGGAGAAGGCCGCCGACGAGTACCCGGCCGCGAACACGACGCCGACCACCCGGCCGCTGCCGGTCCGGTTCGAGCCCGTCAGCTACCCGCCGCCGCCGGGGCCGCGGCCGATGATCTCGCACGTCCAGGCGGTGCGGCTGCCGCGGCCCGGCGCCGACGCCCCACTCCTGCTCGTCGCCTGCGACATGAACGGCGGCCGCGTGCTCGCGCTGAACCCCGCCGACGCGGCGCCGGCGTGGCGCGTCCTCGGCAAGGTGCCGAACCCGGCCCGCGCCGAGGTCACCGACCTGGACGGCGACGGCGTCGCCGACCTGCTCGTCGCCGACCTCGGCAGCTTCGCCCCCACCGACCGCCGCTGCGGCGGCGTGACGTGGCTGCGCGGCAAGGCCGACGGCTCGTTCGAGGCGGTCGAGCTGCTGAAGAACGTCGGCCGCGTCGCCGACGTGCGGGCCGCCGACTTCCGCGGCACCGGGAAGCGCGACCTGGTGGTCGGCGTCTTCGGGCTGCACTCGACCGGCGAACTCCTGCTGCTGGAGAACCACACCACGGACTGGAAGGCGCCCGTGTTCGCGTCGAAGGTGCTCGACCCGCGGCACGGCACGATCCACGTCCCCGTCACCGACTTGGACGGCGACGGCCGGCCCGACTTCGTCGCGCTCATCGCCCAGGAGCACGAGACCGTGGTGGCGTTCCTCAACCGCGGCGGCGGCGAGTTCCAGAAGCGCACGCTCTATTCCGCCCCGCACCCCGGCTGGGGGAGCAGCGGCGTCGAGCTCCGCGACATCAACGGCGACGGCCGGCTCGACGTGCTCTACACGAACGGCGACATCCTGGACGAGCCGTACCTGTGGAAGCCGTACCACGGCGTGCAGTGGCTGGAGAACATGGGCGACCTGAAGTTCGAGCCGCGCCGCGTCGCCGACATGTACGGCGTCCACAACGCCGTGGCGGGGACGATCGCCGGCGGCCCGCGGCCCGACCTGCTGGCGGTGAGCTTCCTGCCGGCGGACAAGTTCCCCGACCGCGCCGCCCGCAAGGCCGACGCCGTGGTGCTGTTCGAGCAGACGGCCCCCGGCAAGTTCGAGCGGCACGTGCTGGCGAGCGGCACCTGCGACGCGGTCGTGTGCTGCGCCGCCGACCTGTTCGGCACCGGCCGGCTCGACCTGGTCGTCGGCAACTTCAGCTCGCCGACGACGGACCACCCGGTGACGGTGTGGCGGAACCGGGGGAAGTGA
- a CDS encoding phosphoadenylyl-sulfate reductase: MDPLLMSADEISAANERLQGASAEEVLRWAVDRFHPRLLMATAFGAEGCCLIHMLAGIEPTVRTINIDTGYQFAETLELRERILYRYGVAVEYVRPELTVAEYEAEHGGPLYELRPDDCCRDRKILPLQDAVKAIAPLAWVSAIRKDQTADRGKADVVAWDAKFNLVKVNPLLAWSKKDVWAFVMKHDVPYNPLHDRGYPSIGCYPCTRAVKAGEDDRAGRWAGKSKKECGLHVIEVQDGAGI; encoded by the coding sequence ATGGACCCTCTCCTGATGTCGGCCGACGAGATTTCTGCGGCGAACGAGCGCCTCCAGGGTGCGTCCGCCGAGGAGGTGCTGCGCTGGGCCGTGGACCGCTTCCACCCCCGGCTGCTGATGGCGACGGCGTTCGGGGCCGAGGGCTGCTGCCTCATCCACATGCTCGCCGGCATCGAGCCCACGGTCCGGACCATCAACATCGACACCGGCTACCAGTTCGCCGAGACGCTGGAGCTGCGCGAGCGCATCCTCTACCGCTACGGCGTGGCCGTGGAGTACGTCCGCCCGGAACTGACGGTCGCCGAGTACGAGGCGGAGCACGGCGGCCCGCTGTACGAGCTGCGGCCCGACGACTGCTGCCGCGACCGCAAGATTCTGCCGCTCCAGGACGCCGTGAAGGCGATCGCTCCGCTGGCGTGGGTCAGCGCCATCCGCAAGGACCAGACGGCCGACCGCGGCAAGGCCGACGTGGTGGCGTGGGACGCGAAGTTCAACCTGGTGAAGGTGAACCCGCTGCTGGCGTGGTCGAAGAAGGACGTGTGGGCGTTCGTGATGAAGCACGACGTGCCGTACAACCCGCTGCACGACCGGGGCTACCCGAGCATCGGCTGCTACCCCTGCACCCGCGCGGTGAAGGCGGGCGAGGACGACCGCGCCGGCCGGTGGGCCGGCAAGTCGAAGAAGGAGTGCGGCCTGCACGTGATCGAGGTGCAGGACGGGGCGGGCATCTGA
- a CDS encoding RrF2 family transcriptional regulator, whose product MLFSAKAEYACVAMLELAARSSDPRPVRLADVADKHGIPSRFLVQILLDLKRAGLVASTRGAAGGYTLGRSADEITLFDVIHVMDPPESPVRSDDKLQPTAYVHTVRTVWEKMVEAQEGILRQTTLADLAARSEADQYVI is encoded by the coding sequence ATGCTCTTCTCCGCCAAAGCCGAGTACGCCTGCGTGGCCATGCTGGAGCTGGCGGCGCGGTCGTCCGACCCGCGGCCGGTGCGGCTCGCCGACGTGGCCGACAAGCACGGCATCCCGTCGCGCTTCCTCGTGCAAATCCTGCTCGACCTGAAGCGCGCCGGGCTCGTGGCCAGCACCCGCGGGGCGGCCGGCGGGTACACCCTCGGCCGGTCGGCCGACGAGATCACGCTGTTCGACGTGATCCACGTCATGGACCCGCCCGAGTCGCCGGTGCGGTCCGACGACAAGCTCCAGCCGACGGCGTACGTCCACACCGTGCGGACCGTGTGGGAGAAGATGGTCGAGGCGCAGGAGGGCATCCTGCGGCAGACGACACTCGCCGACCTGGCCGCCCGCAGTGAAGCCGACCAGTACGTGATTTAA
- the cysD gene encoding sulfate adenylyltransferase subunit CysD: MSGSYNLTHLKVLEAESIHIIREVAAEFERPVMLYSIGKDSAVMLRLAQKAFHPGRLPFPLLHVDTTWKFREMITFRDRFCREQGLDLKVWINQEGVAQGINPFDSGSKTHTDVMKTVALKQALNHYQYDAAFGGARRDEEKSRAKERVYSFRDKLHQWDPKNQRPELWNLYNGRVNKGESIRAFPLSNWTELDVWQYVHLENIPIVPLYFAAERPVVERDGTLIMVDDERMEKRLRPGEVPQLKRVRFRTLGCYPLTGAIESAATTLPEIIEEMLLAKNSERQGRVIDHDEAGSMEQKKREGYF; encoded by the coding sequence ATGAGCGGCAGCTACAACCTGACGCACCTGAAGGTGCTGGAAGCCGAGAGCATCCACATCATCCGCGAGGTCGCGGCCGAGTTCGAGCGGCCGGTGATGCTGTACAGCATCGGCAAGGACTCGGCCGTGATGCTGCGGCTGGCCCAGAAGGCGTTCCACCCCGGCCGGCTGCCGTTCCCGCTGCTGCACGTCGACACGACCTGGAAGTTCCGGGAGATGATCACGTTCCGCGACCGGTTCTGCCGCGAGCAGGGGCTCGACCTGAAGGTGTGGATCAACCAGGAGGGCGTGGCCCAGGGGATCAACCCGTTCGACAGCGGCTCGAAGACGCACACCGACGTGATGAAGACGGTCGCCCTGAAGCAGGCGCTGAACCACTACCAGTACGACGCCGCGTTCGGCGGCGCCCGCCGCGACGAGGAGAAGAGCCGCGCCAAGGAGCGCGTCTACAGCTTCCGCGACAAGCTCCACCAGTGGGACCCCAAGAACCAGCGGCCGGAGCTGTGGAACCTCTACAACGGCCGCGTGAACAAGGGCGAGAGCATCCGCGCCTTCCCGCTCTCGAACTGGACCGAGCTCGACGTGTGGCAGTACGTCCACCTCGAAAACATCCCCATCGTGCCGCTGTACTTCGCGGCCGAGCGGCCGGTGGTGGAGCGCGACGGCACCCTCATCATGGTGGACGACGAGCGGATGGAGAAGCGGCTGCGGCCCGGCGAGGTGCCGCAGTTGAAGCGGGTGCGGTTCCGCACGCTCGGCTGCTACCCGCTGACGGGCGCGATCGAGAGCGCCGCGACGACGCTGCCGGAGATCATCGAGGAGATGCTGCTGGCGAAGAACTCCGAGCGCCAGGGCCGCGTCATCGACCACGACGAGGCCGGGTCGATGGAGCAGAAAAAGCGCGAGGGGTACTTTTAG
- the cysN gene encoding sulfate adenylyltransferase subunit CysN, which produces MQTADLTHEDIHAYLARHQRKELLRLLTCGSVDDGKSTLIGRLLHDTKMIYEDQLAAVKRDSEKVGTTGAGEIDLALLTDGLKAEREQGITIDVAYRYFSTDRRKFIIADTPGHEQYTRNMATGASTCQLAVILIDARHGVQTQTRRHSYIVSLLGIRHVVVAINKMDLVGYSREVFERIKDDYTGFVAKLGLPDITFIPMSALKGDNVASKSDTMPWYHGPALLDHLETVHIASDRNLTDLRFPVQYVIRPNLDFRGFAGTVASGILRVGDEVTALPSGKRSRVKSIVTYDGELQEAFAPQAVTVTLTDEVDVSRGDMLVHPDNPPHVSSQVEAMVVWMAEQPLVPGRTYLLKHTTRQVTAEVSAFRHGVDVNTLEHRAVSRLGLNEVGQVQLSLTRPLACDPYRTNAATGAFILIDRVANTTVGAGMILEAGAVRHAEPVATAKGRESLIAPAEREARFGQKPVTVLLVGLTGSGKSRIAYALERRLWDEGRAVTVLYGQNMRQGLNRDLGFTADDRSENLRRSAEVAKLMNDAGVITVAAFVAPHEAVREKAKELIGRDRVLEVYCTAPMDVLRARDASGAYRLADEGKIAQMPGVTAAFEEPAAPDLVLATDQIGVEDSVGRIVALLKERGYLGEQPA; this is translated from the coding sequence ATGCAGACCGCCGACCTGACCCACGAAGACATCCACGCCTACCTGGCCCGCCACCAGCGGAAGGAGCTGCTGCGCCTGCTCACTTGCGGCAGCGTGGACGACGGCAAGAGCACCCTCATCGGCCGGCTCCTCCACGACACCAAGATGATCTACGAGGACCAGCTCGCCGCCGTGAAGCGCGACAGCGAGAAGGTCGGCACCACCGGCGCCGGCGAGATCGACCTCGCGCTGCTCACCGACGGCCTCAAGGCCGAGCGCGAGCAGGGCATCACCATCGACGTGGCCTACCGCTACTTCTCGACCGACCGCCGCAAGTTCATCATCGCCGACACGCCCGGCCACGAGCAGTACACCCGCAACATGGCCACCGGCGCCTCGACGTGCCAGCTGGCCGTGATCCTCATCGACGCCCGCCACGGGGTGCAGACCCAGACCCGCCGGCACTCGTACATCGTGTCGCTGCTCGGCATCCGCCATGTCGTCGTCGCCATCAACAAGATGGATTTGGTGGGTTACTCGCGGGAGGTGTTCGAGCGCATCAAGGACGACTACACCGGCTTCGTCGCCAAGCTCGGGCTGCCGGACATCACCTTCATCCCCATGTCGGCGCTGAAGGGCGACAACGTCGCGTCCAAGAGCGACACGATGCCGTGGTACCACGGCCCGGCGCTGCTGGACCACCTAGAAACCGTCCACATCGCCAGCGACCGCAACCTCACGGACCTGCGCTTCCCGGTGCAGTACGTGATCCGCCCGAACCTCGACTTCCGCGGCTTCGCCGGCACCGTCGCGTCCGGCATCCTGCGCGTCGGCGACGAGGTGACGGCGCTGCCGTCGGGGAAGCGGAGCCGCGTCAAGAGCATCGTCACCTACGACGGTGAGTTGCAGGAGGCGTTCGCGCCGCAGGCGGTGACGGTGACGCTGACCGACGAAGTGGACGTGAGCCGCGGCGACATGCTGGTCCACCCCGACAACCCGCCGCACGTCAGCAGCCAGGTCGAGGCGATGGTGGTGTGGATGGCCGAGCAGCCGCTCGTGCCCGGCCGCACCTACCTGCTGAAGCACACGACGCGGCAGGTGACGGCCGAGGTGTCGGCGTTCCGCCACGGCGTGGACGTGAACACGCTGGAGCACCGGGCCGTGTCGCGGCTCGGGCTGAACGAGGTCGGGCAGGTGCAGCTGAGCCTGACGCGGCCGCTGGCGTGCGACCCGTACCGCACCAACGCCGCGACCGGGGCGTTTATCCTCATCGACCGGGTGGCGAACACCACCGTCGGCGCCGGCATGATCCTGGAGGCCGGCGCCGTGCGCCACGCCGAGCCGGTGGCAACGGCGAAGGGCCGCGAGAGCCTGATCGCGCCGGCCGAGCGCGAGGCGCGGTTCGGGCAGAAGCCGGTGACGGTGCTGCTGGTCGGCCTCACCGGCAGCGGCAAGAGCCGCATCGCCTACGCGCTGGAGCGCCGCCTGTGGGACGAGGGCCGCGCGGTGACGGTGCTGTACGGCCAGAACATGCGGCAGGGGCTCAACCGCGACCTGGGTTTCACCGCCGACGACCGCTCCGAGAACCTGCGCCGCTCGGCCGAGGTGGCGAAGCTGATGAACGACGCCGGCGTCATCACGGTGGCGGCGTTCGTGGCCCCGCACGAGGCGGTGCGCGAGAAGGCGAAGGAGCTGATCGGCCGGGACCGCGTGCTGGAAGTGTACTGCACGGCGCCGATGGACGTGCTGCGGGCGCGCGACGCGAGCGGCGCCTACCGCCTGGCGGACGAGGGGAAGATCGCCCAGATGCCGGGCGTGACGGCGGCGTTCGAGGAGCCGGCGGCCCCGGACCTGGTGCTGGCGACGGACCAGATCGGCGTGGAGGACAGCGTCGGCCGCATCGTGGCGCTGTTGAAGGAGCGCGGCTACCTCGGCGAGCAGCCGGCGTAA
- the pckA gene encoding phosphoenolpyruvate carboxykinase (ATP), with protein sequence MVGSSAGFALANPGRVWANLPAAALVEHAVRRGEGELAAPGAFAARTGARTGRSPKDKFTVRDEITGPRVDWAANKPMEPERFARLVDHARAYLQNRELFVFDGFAAAHPAHRLPLRVVTERAWHALFANCLFLRPGPGDLTGFAPEWTILHAAGLTFDPAADGTNSDAVVALDFTRKLVLVAGTHYAGEIKKAIFTVMNFVLPEAGVLSMHCSANVGAGGDVALFFGLSGTGKTTLSADPDRRLIGDDEHGWAADGVFNIEGGCYAKTINLTRAGEPQIYDAIRFGAVLENVPLDPTTHQPDYASQALTENTRAAYPVDFIPNCELSGRGGHPRNVFFLTCDAFGVLPPLSRLTPAQAMDYFLCGYTAKVAGTEAGVKEPTPEFSTCFGKPFLPLPPKRYAELLRAKLEAHAAPVWLVNTGWTGGPHGVGSRMSLAHTRALLKAALTGALADVPFEADPAFGLSVPVRCEGVPDAVLQPRRAWADAAAYDRQAAMLAGRFRDEAAKHAG encoded by the coding sequence ATGGTCGGTTCGTCCGCCGGATTCGCGTTGGCCAACCCCGGCCGGGTGTGGGCCAACCTGCCGGCCGCGGCGCTCGTCGAGCACGCCGTGCGCCGCGGCGAGGGGGAGCTCGCCGCCCCGGGTGCGTTCGCCGCCCGCACCGGCGCCCGCACCGGCCGCAGCCCCAAGGACAAGTTCACCGTCCGCGACGAGATCACCGGCCCGCGCGTGGACTGGGCCGCGAACAAGCCGATGGAGCCGGAGCGGTTCGCGCGCCTCGTGGACCACGCCCGCGCCTACCTCCAGAACCGCGAGCTCTTCGTCTTCGACGGGTTCGCCGCCGCCCACCCCGCGCACCGGCTGCCGCTGCGCGTCGTCACCGAGCGCGCGTGGCACGCCCTGTTCGCGAACTGCCTGTTCCTCCGCCCCGGCCCCGGCGATCTCACCGGCTTCGCGCCCGAGTGGACGATCCTCCACGCCGCCGGGCTGACGTTCGACCCCGCCGCCGACGGCACCAACTCGGACGCGGTCGTGGCCCTCGATTTCACCCGCAAGCTGGTGCTGGTGGCCGGCACGCACTACGCCGGCGAGATCAAGAAGGCCATCTTCACCGTGATGAACTTCGTGCTGCCCGAGGCCGGCGTGCTGAGCATGCACTGCTCGGCGAACGTCGGCGCGGGCGGCGACGTGGCCCTGTTCTTCGGCCTGAGCGGCACCGGCAAGACGACGCTGAGCGCCGACCCCGACCGCCGCCTGATCGGCGACGACGAGCACGGCTGGGCCGCCGACGGTGTGTTCAACATCGAGGGCGGCTGCTACGCGAAGACGATCAACCTCACCCGCGCCGGCGAGCCGCAGATTTACGACGCGATCCGCTTCGGCGCGGTGCTGGAGAACGTGCCGCTGGACCCGACGACGCACCAGCCCGACTACGCCAGCCAGGCGCTGACGGAGAACACGCGGGCGGCGTACCCGGTGGACTTCATTCCCAACTGCGAGCTGTCGGGCCGCGGCGGCCACCCGCGGAACGTGTTCTTCCTGACGTGCGACGCGTTCGGCGTGCTGCCGCCGCTATCGCGGCTGACGCCGGCGCAGGCGATGGACTACTTCCTGTGCGGCTACACGGCGAAGGTGGCGGGCACGGAAGCCGGCGTGAAGGAGCCGACGCCGGAGTTCAGCACGTGCTTCGGGAAGCCGTTCCTGCCGCTGCCGCCGAAGCGGTACGCGGAGCTCTTGCGGGCGAAGCTGGAGGCGCACGCGGCGCCGGTGTGGCTGGTGAACACCGGCTGGACGGGCGGCCCGCACGGGGTCGGGTCGCGGATGTCGCTGGCGCACACGCGGGCGCTGCTAAAGGCGGCGCTCACAGGAGCGCTGGCGGACGTGCCGTTCGAGGCGGACCCGGCGTTCGGCCTGTCGGTGCCGGTGCGCTGCGAGGGCGTGCCGGACGCGGTACTCCAGCCGCGCCGGGCGTGGGCGGATGCGGCGGCATACGACCGACAGGCGGCGATGCTCGCCGGGCGGTTCCGCGACGAGGCGGCGAAGCACGCGGGGTGA